From a region of the Oryza sativa Japonica Group chromosome 6, ASM3414082v1 genome:
- the LOC4341730 gene encoding uncharacterized protein has product MLAFFSRGMLLLTSVSVNCMRNNFISMLLRHIQILAVDYSSIMLKLLVQLVDSVIDLARNLVIPTELIVMVRMYHHDEVLSSMVKVVSCFYLTWPCRDISMLNRKLFMIVVMVFLT; this is encoded by the exons ATGCTGGCTTTCTTTTCCAGAG GAATGTTGCTACTTACTAGTGTTAGCGTAAATTGTATGCGGAACAACTTCATATCAATGCTGCTCAG GCACATACAGATACTTGCTGTTGATTACTCTTCAATAATGTTGAAATTATTGGTGCAG TTGGTTGATTCTGTTATTGATTTGGCAAGAAATCTCGTGATACCAACCGAACTGATTGTTATGGTCAGGATGTATCATCATGATGAGGTGCTGTCATCCATGGTCAAAGTGGTTTCCTGCTTCTATCTCACATGGCCATGTAGGGATATCAGCATGCTAAACAGGAAGCTGTTCATGATTGTTGTCATGGTCTTCTTGACATGA